The Micromonospora sp. NBC_01740 genome includes a window with the following:
- the thrC gene encoding threonine synthase yields MWRGLIDAYRDRLPVTDATPVVTLHEGNTPLLPAPVLSARLGCDVHLKVEGANPTGSFKDRGMTLAVSKAVEAGNKAIICASTGNTSASAAAYAARAGLTCAVLVPQGKIALGKLAQALVHGAKLLQVTGNFDDCLSLAAKLAQDYPVALVNSVNIDRLHGQKTAAFEIVEALGDAPDIHCLPVGNAGNVSAYWMGYSEELRDGNATRAPKMYGFQAAGAAPIVTGEVVREPSTIATAIRIGNPASWTRALDARDSSGGLIAAVTDREILAAYRLLAREVGVFVELGSAASVAGLLQQAAAGRVPAGSTVVCTVTGHGLKDPEWAISTAPVPTTIANDPLAAARCLDLA; encoded by the coding sequence ATGTGGCGGGGTCTGATCGACGCGTACCGGGACCGGCTGCCGGTCACCGACGCCACCCCGGTCGTGACCCTGCACGAGGGGAACACGCCGCTGCTGCCCGCGCCGGTGCTCTCCGCCCGGCTCGGCTGCGACGTGCACCTGAAGGTGGAGGGCGCCAACCCGACCGGCTCGTTCAAGGACCGGGGCATGACCCTCGCGGTCTCCAAGGCGGTCGAGGCCGGCAACAAGGCGATCATCTGCGCCTCCACCGGCAACACCAGCGCCTCCGCGGCGGCGTACGCGGCCCGCGCCGGCCTGACCTGCGCGGTGCTCGTGCCGCAGGGCAAGATCGCGCTGGGCAAGCTGGCCCAGGCGCTCGTGCACGGGGCGAAGCTGCTCCAGGTCACCGGCAACTTCGACGACTGCCTGTCGCTGGCCGCCAAGCTCGCGCAGGACTACCCGGTCGCCCTGGTCAACTCGGTCAACATCGACCGGCTGCACGGCCAGAAGACGGCCGCGTTCGAGATCGTCGAGGCGTTGGGTGACGCGCCCGACATCCACTGCCTGCCGGTCGGCAACGCCGGCAACGTCTCCGCCTACTGGATGGGCTACTCGGAGGAGCTGCGGGACGGCAACGCCACCCGGGCCCCGAAGATGTACGGCTTCCAGGCCGCCGGCGCCGCCCCGATCGTCACCGGGGAGGTGGTCCGCGAGCCGTCCACGATCGCCACCGCCATCCGGATCGGCAACCCGGCGAGCTGGACCAGGGCGCTCGACGCCCGGGACTCCTCGGGCGGGCTGATCGCCGCCGTCACCGACCGGGAGATCCTGGCCGCGTACCGGCTGCTGGCCCGCGAGGTCGGGGTCTTCGTCGAGCTGGGCAGCGCGGCCAGCGTGGCCGGCCTGCTCCAGCAGGCCGCCGCCGGTCGGGTCCCGGCCGGCTCGACGGTGGTCTGCACGGTCACCGGCCACGGCCTGAAGGACCCGGAGTGGGCGATCTCCACCGCGCCCGTGCCCACCACCATCGCCAACGACCCGCTGGCCGCCGCCCGCTGCCTCGACCTCGCCTGA
- a CDS encoding homoserine dehydrogenase: MRLALLGCGTVGSEVVRLLHEQAADLAARIGAPLEIAGIAVRRLGRDRGDLPVDPTLFTTDALGLIKRDDVDVVVEVVGGIEPARGWLVEALRAGKSVVTANKALLAEDGAALHDAAAEGGGDLYYEASVAGAIPLLRPLRESLHGDRINRVTGIVNGTTNFILSAMDATGAGFAEALEEATELGYAEADPTADVEGFDAAAKAAILASLAFHTRVGAADVHREGITEVTAADVASAKAMGCTIKLLCIAARGADAAGRETVSVRVHPAMIPLGHPLASVGDAFNAVFVEAEAAGPLMFYGRGAGGAPTASAVLGDVVAVSRNRLAGVRSASESAYADLPVRPMGEALTRYHISLDVADRPGVLEAVAGVFARHDVSIATVRQGPAGGGATGRGEDADLVIVTHVAPDAALAATVRELRGLDIVRSVASVLRVEGGL, from the coding sequence GTGCGCCTGGCACTGCTCGGCTGCGGCACGGTCGGTAGCGAGGTGGTCCGGCTGCTGCACGAGCAGGCGGCCGACCTCGCCGCCCGGATCGGCGCCCCGCTGGAGATCGCCGGCATCGCCGTACGCCGTCTCGGCCGTGACCGGGGCGACCTGCCCGTCGACCCGACCCTGTTCACCACCGACGCGCTGGGGCTGATCAAGCGCGACGACGTGGACGTGGTCGTCGAGGTGGTCGGCGGCATCGAGCCGGCGCGGGGCTGGCTGGTGGAGGCGCTGCGGGCCGGCAAGAGCGTGGTCACGGCCAACAAGGCGCTGCTCGCCGAGGACGGCGCCGCCCTGCACGACGCGGCGGCCGAGGGCGGCGGCGACCTCTACTACGAGGCGTCCGTGGCGGGGGCGATCCCGCTGCTGCGCCCGCTGCGCGAGTCGCTGCACGGCGACCGGATCAACCGGGTCACCGGCATCGTCAACGGCACCACCAACTTCATCCTCTCCGCCATGGACGCCACCGGCGCCGGCTTCGCGGAGGCGCTGGAGGAGGCCACCGAGCTGGGCTACGCCGAGGCCGACCCGACCGCCGACGTGGAGGGCTTCGACGCGGCGGCCAAGGCGGCCATCCTCGCCTCGCTGGCGTTCCACACCCGGGTCGGCGCGGCCGACGTGCACCGGGAGGGCATCACCGAGGTCACGGCGGCCGACGTGGCCAGCGCCAAGGCGATGGGCTGCACCATCAAGCTGCTCTGCATCGCCGCCCGGGGCGCCGACGCCGCCGGCCGGGAGACGGTCAGCGTGCGGGTGCACCCGGCGATGATCCCGCTGGGCCACCCGCTGGCCAGCGTCGGCGACGCGTTCAACGCGGTCTTCGTCGAGGCCGAGGCGGCCGGGCCGCTGATGTTCTACGGCCGGGGCGCGGGCGGCGCGCCGACCGCCAGCGCGGTGCTGGGCGACGTGGTGGCGGTCTCCCGCAACCGGCTCGCCGGGGTGCGGTCGGCCAGCGAGAGCGCGTACGCCGACCTGCCGGTGCGGCCCATGGGGGAGGCGCTGACCCGCTACCACATCAGCCTCGACGTGGCCGACCGGCCGGGTGTGCTGGAGGCGGTGGCCGGCGTGTTCGCCCGGCACGACGTGTCGATCGCCACCGTGCGGCAGGGCCCGGCGGGCGGCGGCGCGACCGGCCGGGGCGAGGACGCCGACCTGGTGATCGTCACCCACGTGGCGCCGGACGCGGCGCTCGCCGCCACCGTGCGGGAGCTGCGCGGACTGGACATCGTCCGTTCGGTGGCGAGCGTGCTGCGGGTCGAGGGCGGGCTCTGA
- a CDS encoding RNA-guided endonuclease InsQ/TnpB family protein, producing MGEVVKRAYKYRSYPSPEQTEQLNRTFGCVRLVYNRALAARTRAWANDRQRTSYVQSSAWLTDWKRTDDLAFLNEVSSVPLQQTLRHLQSAFAAFWDKRARYPRFKSKRKSRASAEYTRSAFRWRDGRLTLAKMHAPLAVVWSRPLPEGANPSTVTVSRDTAGRWFVSLLVEDPTVVPLPPSSSVVGVDAGLTSLVTLSTGDKVTNPRHARVERRKLAIAQRNLSRKEKGSANRAKARVKVARIHARIANRRRDHLHKLSTRLIRENQTVMIEDLTVRNMLRNHRLARAISDAAWSELRNMLEYKAAWYGRTVIAIDRFYPSSKTCSACGRINTKLTLGVRVWTCPSCDTTHDRDVNAANNILAAGLAER from the coding sequence GTGGGTGAGGTAGTGAAGCGGGCGTACAAGTACCGCTCTTATCCATCCCCTGAGCAGACCGAACAGTTGAACCGGACGTTCGGATGCGTGCGTCTGGTCTACAACCGGGCGTTGGCAGCGCGCACCCGGGCATGGGCCAACGACCGGCAGCGCACCAGCTACGTGCAGTCCTCGGCGTGGCTGACGGATTGGAAACGCACCGACGACCTGGCGTTCCTCAACGAGGTGTCGTCGGTGCCGTTGCAGCAGACGCTGCGACATCTGCAAAGCGCTTTCGCCGCCTTCTGGGACAAGCGCGCCCGATACCCCCGATTCAAGTCCAAGCGCAAATCGCGCGCGTCGGCGGAGTACACCCGGTCGGCGTTTCGCTGGCGCGACGGTCGGCTCACCTTGGCGAAAATGCACGCGCCGCTGGCTGTCGTGTGGTCCCGGCCCCTGCCCGAAGGCGCGAATCCGTCCACGGTGACGGTGTCCCGAGACACGGCCGGTCGCTGGTTCGTGTCCCTGCTGGTGGAAGACCCGACCGTCGTGCCGCTGCCGCCCTCGTCCAGCGTGGTCGGTGTGGACGCCGGCCTCACCAGCCTGGTGACCCTTTCCACCGGAGATAAGGTCACCAACCCGCGTCACGCGCGCGTCGAGCGGCGGAAGCTGGCCATAGCGCAGCGGAACCTGTCCCGTAAGGAAAAGGGGTCCGCGAACCGGGCCAAGGCCCGTGTCAAGGTGGCCCGTATCCATGCCCGCATCGCCAACCGGCGACGCGATCATCTGCACAAGCTGAGCACTCGACTCATCCGCGAGAACCAAACGGTCATGATCGAGGATCTCACCGTACGCAACATGCTTCGCAACCATCGGCTGGCCCGGGCCATCTCCGATGCGGCCTGGTCGGAACTGCGCAACATGCTGGAGTACAAGGCAGCCTGGTACGGCCGCACCGTGATCGCCATCGACCGGTTCTACCCGTCGTCGAAGACCTGCTCGGCGTGCGGACGCATCAACACCAAACTCACCCTCGGCGTCCGCGTCTGGACGTGCCCCAGCTGCGACACCACGCACGACCGGGACGTCAACGCCGCCAACAACATTCTCGCCGCAGGGCTTGCGGAGAGGTAA
- the lysA gene encoding diaminopimelate decarboxylase, with amino-acid sequence MRAHEAGALHGDIGSRGPSWLRTPVDVNALVPQLWPRNVTRDGDGVLAVAGLGVRDLAAEFGTPVYVLDEDDLRSRARDFRTAFDGVDVYYAGKAFLCRAVVRMIAEEGLHLDVCTGGELATALSAGMPPEWIGFHGNNKSVTELSRALDAGVGRIILDSFDEIGRLTALARERGVRPRVMIRVTVGVEAHTHEFIATAHEDQKFGFSLAGGAAAEAAFRVLDEGVLELRGLHSHIGSQIFDASGFEVSARRVLGLQAQIRDARGVELPELDLGGGFGIAYTTQDDPAAPQDLAKRLRRIVEAECAAERLAVPHLSIEPGRAIVGPAVFTLYEVGTVKSVPVGTGGDAADGRRAYVSVDGGMSDNIRTALYDASYSATLASRASTAEPMLARVVGKHCESGDIVVKDEFLPADVQPGDLVAVPGTGAYCRSMASNYNHVPRPPVVAVRDGQARLIVRRETEEDLLALDVG; translated from the coding sequence ATGCGTGCTCACGAGGCCGGTGCGCTGCACGGTGACATCGGCAGCCGGGGGCCGTCCTGGCTGCGTACCCCGGTCGACGTCAACGCCCTGGTGCCGCAGCTGTGGCCGCGCAACGTCACCCGCGACGGCGACGGCGTGCTCGCCGTGGCCGGCCTCGGCGTCCGCGACCTCGCGGCCGAGTTCGGCACCCCGGTGTACGTCCTCGACGAGGACGACCTGCGGTCCCGGGCCCGGGACTTCCGCACCGCCTTCGACGGCGTCGACGTCTACTACGCCGGCAAGGCCTTCCTCTGCCGGGCCGTGGTCCGGATGATCGCCGAGGAGGGCCTGCACCTCGACGTGTGCACCGGGGGCGAGCTGGCCACCGCGCTGTCGGCCGGGATGCCGCCCGAGTGGATCGGCTTCCACGGCAACAACAAGTCGGTGACCGAGCTGAGCCGGGCGCTCGACGCCGGGGTCGGCCGGATCATCCTCGACTCGTTCGACGAGATCGGCCGCCTCACCGCGCTCGCCCGTGAGCGGGGCGTCCGCCCCCGGGTGATGATCCGGGTCACGGTCGGCGTCGAGGCGCACACCCACGAGTTCATCGCCACCGCGCACGAGGACCAGAAGTTCGGCTTCTCCCTCGCGGGCGGGGCGGCGGCCGAGGCGGCCTTCCGGGTGCTCGACGAGGGCGTGCTGGAGCTGCGCGGCCTGCACTCGCACATCGGCTCGCAGATCTTCGACGCCAGCGGCTTCGAGGTCTCCGCCCGCCGGGTGCTCGGCCTCCAGGCGCAGATCCGCGACGCGCGCGGGGTGGAGCTGCCCGAGCTGGACCTCGGCGGTGGCTTCGGCATCGCGTACACGACGCAGGACGACCCGGCCGCCCCGCAGGACCTCGCGAAGCGGCTGCGCCGGATCGTCGAGGCCGAGTGCGCCGCCGAGCGGCTGGCGGTCCCGCACCTGTCGATCGAGCCGGGTCGGGCGATCGTCGGGCCGGCCGTGTTCACCCTCTACGAGGTCGGCACGGTCAAGTCCGTGCCGGTAGGCACTGGTGGTGACGCAGCGGACGGGCGTCGTGCCTACGTGAGCGTCGACGGCGGGATGAGCGACAACATCCGCACCGCGCTCTACGACGCGTCCTACTCCGCGACGCTGGCGTCCCGGGCGTCGACCGCCGAGCCGATGCTCGCCCGCGTGGTGGGAAAGCATTGTGAGTCCGGGGACATCGTGGTGAAGGATGAATTCCTGCCCGCCGACGTGCAGCCCGGAGATCTTGTCGCGGTGCCGGGCACCGGTGCCTACTGCCGGAGCATGGCCAGCAACTACAACCACGTGCCCCGCCCCCCGGTGGTCGCGGTGCGCGACGGCCAGGCGCGCCTGATCGTCCGGCGGGAGACCGAAGAGGACCTGCTGGCATTGGACGTGGGTTGA
- the argS gene encoding arginine--tRNA ligase yields MTPAELAEVVLSAAHAVFTERGLDRSALPERTAVERPRSPEHGDYASTLALQLSKKVGVPPRELATALAEQLGRAPGVKSVEIAGPGFLNIRLDAAAAGQLARTIVEAGEAYGRSDRLAGQRMNLEFVSANPTGPVHIGGVRWAAVGDALSRLLRATGAEVGTEYYFNDAGSQIDRFARSLLAAAKGEPAPEDGYAGAYISEIADAVRGARPDVLELDDAAAHEVFRVEGVQLMFAEIKSSLRGFGVEFDTYFNEKDLHDRGELDLALQRLRDQGHLYESDGATWLRTTDFGDDKDRVLRKSNGEWTYFAADCAYYLDKRERGFDRVVIMLGADHHGYIGRMKAMAACFGDDPERSLEILIGQLVNLVRDGAPVRMSKRAGTVVTLEDLVDAIGVDASRYALARYSSDSPIDIDVELWTRATRDNPVYYVQYVAARTASVGRNAAEVGLTRGDAEAFRPDLLGHEKENELLKALAEFPAVVAAAAELRGPHRVARYLEELAGAYHRFYDECRILPRGDEETTDLHRARLWLNDATRTVIANGLRLLGVSAPERM; encoded by the coding sequence GTGACTCCCGCAGAACTCGCCGAGGTCGTCCTATCCGCAGCCCACGCCGTCTTCACCGAGCGTGGCCTGGACCGCTCCGCCCTGCCGGAGCGGACGGCGGTCGAGCGACCTCGCAGCCCCGAGCACGGCGACTACGCCTCCACGCTGGCCCTCCAGCTCAGCAAGAAGGTGGGCGTCCCGCCGCGCGAGCTGGCCACGGCCCTCGCCGAGCAGCTCGGCCGGGCCCCGGGGGTCAAGTCGGTGGAGATCGCCGGCCCGGGCTTCCTCAACATCCGGCTCGACGCGGCCGCCGCCGGCCAGCTCGCCCGCACGATCGTCGAGGCGGGCGAGGCGTACGGGCGCAGCGACCGGCTCGCCGGGCAGCGGATGAACCTGGAGTTCGTCTCGGCGAACCCGACCGGCCCGGTGCACATCGGCGGCGTCCGCTGGGCGGCCGTCGGCGACGCGTTGAGCCGGCTCCTGCGCGCCACCGGCGCCGAGGTCGGGACGGAATACTACTTCAACGACGCGGGCTCCCAGATCGACCGGTTCGCCCGGTCGCTGCTCGCCGCCGCGAAGGGCGAGCCGGCCCCCGAGGACGGGTACGCCGGTGCGTACATCAGCGAGATCGCCGACGCCGTCCGGGGTGCCCGACCCGACGTGCTGGAGCTGGACGACGCCGCCGCCCATGAGGTCTTCCGGGTCGAGGGCGTGCAGCTCATGTTCGCCGAGATCAAGTCCTCGCTGCGCGGCTTCGGGGTGGAGTTCGACACCTACTTCAACGAGAAGGACCTGCACGACCGGGGCGAGCTGGACCTGGCCCTCCAGCGGCTGCGTGACCAGGGCCACCTCTACGAGTCGGACGGCGCGACCTGGCTGCGCACCACCGACTTCGGCGACGACAAGGACCGGGTGCTGCGCAAGTCCAACGGCGAGTGGACCTACTTCGCCGCCGACTGCGCCTACTACCTCGACAAGCGGGAGCGCGGCTTCGACCGCGTCGTGATCATGCTGGGCGCCGACCACCACGGCTACATCGGCCGGATGAAGGCGATGGCCGCCTGCTTCGGCGACGACCCGGAGCGCAGCCTGGAGATCCTGATCGGCCAGTTGGTCAACCTGGTCCGCGACGGCGCCCCGGTCCGGATGAGCAAGCGGGCCGGCACGGTGGTGACCCTGGAGGACCTGGTCGACGCGATCGGCGTGGACGCCTCCCGCTACGCGCTCGCCCGCTACTCCAGCGACTCCCCGATCGACATCGACGTCGAGCTGTGGACCCGGGCCACCCGCGACAACCCGGTCTACTACGTGCAGTACGTGGCGGCCCGGACGGCCAGCGTGGGCCGCAACGCCGCCGAGGTGGGGCTGACCCGGGGCGACGCCGAGGCGTTCCGCCCCGATCTGCTCGGCCACGAGAAGGAGAACGAGCTGCTCAAGGCGCTCGCCGAGTTCCCCGCCGTGGTCGCTGCGGCGGCCGAGCTGCGCGGCCCGCACCGGGTGGCCCGCTACCTGGAGGAGCTGGCCGGGGCCTACCACCGGTTCTACGACGAGTGCCGGATCCTGCCGCGCGGCGACGAGGAGACCACCGACCTGCACCGGGCCCGGCTCTGGCTGAACGACGCCACCCGCACCGTGATCGCCAACGGCCTGCGCCTGCTGGGCGTCTCGGCCCCGGAAAGGATGTGA
- a CDS encoding DUF3105 domain-containing protein produces the protein MSISTPGGGPERRPNVVSTGKKPAAGRPAAGAKTGSGGAKPGSTGAKTGSTGAKAGSGKPTGTRPGAGGKGRKPITPVKVSQGRSWGPIALFVAVGVLAVAIIGYGAWATFQGAKPWEDRADAIDGIVNFREKDKDLVSGGNHKTGPLTYTVLPPVAGPHNAAWQNCMGDVYPAQIANEHAVHSLEHGTVWITYRPDLAADQVTKLADKVRGKEKLMLSPFEGLDKPISLQAWGYQLKVDNADDGRIDEFIKTLRVNASIEGPTALCSQGITATGTTPRDDAQQMPQG, from the coding sequence ATGAGCATCAGCACACCGGGTGGCGGCCCCGAGCGGCGCCCGAACGTGGTCAGCACCGGCAAGAAGCCGGCAGCGGGCCGGCCGGCAGCAGGCGCCAAGACCGGGTCCGGCGGCGCCAAGCCCGGTTCCACCGGCGCGAAGACCGGTTCCACCGGCGCCAAGGCCGGGTCCGGCAAGCCGACGGGCACCCGCCCCGGCGCCGGGGGCAAGGGCCGCAAGCCCATCACCCCGGTGAAGGTGAGCCAGGGCCGCTCATGGGGGCCGATCGCGCTCTTCGTCGCCGTGGGTGTGCTGGCCGTGGCGATCATCGGCTACGGCGCCTGGGCGACGTTCCAGGGCGCCAAGCCCTGGGAGGACCGGGCGGACGCGATCGACGGCATCGTCAACTTCCGCGAGAAGGACAAGGACCTCGTGTCCGGCGGCAACCACAAGACGGGGCCCCTCACCTACACGGTGCTCCCGCCGGTGGCCGGCCCCCACAACGCGGCCTGGCAGAACTGCATGGGCGACGTCTACCCCGCCCAGATCGCCAACGAGCACGCGGTGCACAGCCTGGAGCACGGCACGGTCTGGATCACCTACCGTCCGGACCTGGCCGCCGACCAGGTGACGAAGCTCGCCGACAAGGTGCGGGGCAAGGAGAAGCTGATGCTCAGCCCGTTCGAGGGGCTGGACAAGCCGATCTCGCTCCAGGCGTGGGGCTACCAGCTCAAGGTCGACAACGCCGACGATGGCCGCATCGACGAGTTCATCAAGACGCTGCGGGTCAACGCCTCGATCGAGGGGCCGACCGCGCTGTGCAGCCAGGGCATCACCGCCACCGGCACCACGCCGCGCGACGACGCCCAGCAGATGCCGCAGGGCTGA
- a CDS encoding DUF305 domain-containing protein, with translation MSIPTMTATSEPASPAPEERRSPARWGTAALALAVVVGLLLGYAGGMLTPRLTRPGDASPEAGFARDMLTHHAQAVEMGLVAFDKGSDPEVRSIGGDIATSQQGEIGTMHTWLRSWGLDPAGSEPPMSWMSDGAGLVRNGLMPGMATPEEMAKLHAAEGRELDVLFLQLMIKHHLGGIHMIDGILDVSDEPDVVRTAQTMKNTQRNDLTNLQNALKRLGG, from the coding sequence ATGAGCATCCCGACCATGACCGCGACCAGCGAGCCGGCCAGCCCGGCTCCGGAGGAACGGCGGTCGCCGGCCCGCTGGGGCACGGCCGCGCTGGCCCTGGCCGTCGTGGTCGGGCTGCTCCTCGGGTACGCCGGTGGCATGCTGACCCCCCGGCTCACCCGGCCGGGCGACGCCTCGCCGGAGGCGGGCTTCGCCCGGGACATGCTGACCCACCACGCGCAGGCGGTGGAGATGGGCCTGGTCGCCTTCGACAAGGGCAGCGACCCGGAGGTCCGCAGCATCGGCGGCGACATCGCCACCTCCCAGCAGGGCGAGATCGGCACGATGCACACGTGGCTGCGCTCGTGGGGGCTCGACCCGGCGGGCAGCGAGCCGCCGATGTCGTGGATGTCCGACGGCGCCGGCCTGGTCAGGAACGGCCTCATGCCGGGCATGGCCACCCCCGAGGAGATGGCGAAGCTGCACGCGGCCGAGGGCCGGGAGCTGGACGTCCTCTTCCTGCAACTGATGATCAAGCATCACCTGGGCGGCATCCACATGATCGACGGCATCCTCGACGTCAGCGACGAGCCCGACGTCGTCAGGACCGCGCAGACCATGAAGAACACCCAGCGCAACGACCTCACCAATCTCCAGAACGCGCTGAAGCGGCTGGGCGGCTGA
- a CDS encoding winged helix-turn-helix domain-containing protein, translating into MGVALRDARRSVTSWCRRHTIGGDGAVAAVRRGQRQGEPGTLSREQELELIDVLRGVHPDELGLDEELWTRQSLHTLIQHRFEPSMDAGAVGAYLRAWGLGPREPRERACGLCVGAVERWVRSEYPAITRAAQEHLAEVYWIGRVRLRGTMPAADVISAVSSRGRVRFMITTPSVDPPLPRDFVLRLSGEEQRTVHLIVDGSWPRNEWPRRLPRRIVLHPLPSCGRAVAA; encoded by the coding sequence GTGGGGGTTGCACTGAGAGACGCACGGCGTTCGGTAACCAGCTGGTGCCGGCGCCACACCATCGGCGGTGACGGGGCGGTGGCAGCCGTCCGTCGCGGACAGCGGCAGGGCGAGCCGGGAACGCTCAGCCGCGAACAGGAGCTCGAACTGATCGACGTCCTGCGGGGCGTCCATCCCGACGAGCTGGGCCTGGACGAGGAGCTGTGGACGCGGCAGAGCCTGCACACCCTCATCCAGCACCGCTTCGAGCCGTCCATGGACGCCGGGGCGGTGGGCGCGTACCTGCGGGCCTGGGGGCTGGGCCCCCGGGAGCCCCGGGAACGGGCCTGCGGCCTCTGCGTCGGCGCGGTGGAACGCTGGGTGCGCAGCGAGTACCCGGCCATCACCCGGGCGGCTCAGGAGCACCTCGCCGAGGTCTACTGGATCGGCCGCGTACGCCTGCGGGGCACGATGCCCGCGGCGGACGTCATCTCCGCCGTCTCCTCCCGCGGCCGGGTGCGCTTCATGATCACCACCCCGTCGGTCGACCCGCCGCTCCCGCGCGACTTCGTGCTGCGGCTCAGCGGCGAGGAGCAGCGGACCGTGCACCTGATCGTCGACGGCTCCTGGCCCCGCAACGAGTGGCCCCGGCGCCTGCCCCGCCGCATCGTGCTGCACCCGCTGCCGAGCTGCGGCCGCGCCGTCGCCGCCTGA